In Rhodopirellula sp. P2, the DNA window TGAGCGAATAGTCCACCGTGTCGTAAACCAACAACTGTTTGCTCAACAGCACACACAGTTTTCCCTCGACAAATTTCACATCGCTGATCGATTCAGTTTCGTACGGTGGAATGATTCGAGCAAGCAACTCAGACGACGCCACGTCGCGGACTTCGACTTCGTCACTGTTCGCGATGGCGATTTTTGACGCACGCGAATCGCAGCCAAACTGAAATCCCCATTCTTTTAGTTCGCACTTGATCGGCATCATTCGATTCCAATCGCGTCTGGCGTCGTAGTGCCAAACACTGTTGTCTTCCAACCTCAAAAAGACATCGAATGGTCGCTCATGATGCGAATACGAATTGATGATGTGAGCGGTCACAAGCGTGCGTCCCACAGGGTTTGGACGAACCGGCAATTTGTCAGTCAAGTCCCATAGCCGAACCCGACCGTCTTCGCCGGTTGTTACGACCCGAACTGATTCGTCGTTCGTGGGGACCGCCTGAATGCTGCTGATTCGACCTTCCGCCGCTTGGAATATCATCGGCGGTTGTAAATCGCCCGACTCCGTTCGGTTGGTCAGCGTCCACGCGTAAACCAGCCCATCATCGGTCCCTGCAAACATGTCTTCGCCATCAGCGGAAATGGCGACACAGCGAACCGGCGCATTCAAGGCAAAAGCTTGAGCGAAATGCCTTTCGTTGGTGGAATCCGTGACCTTGATATACTTTTTGCCAAAGGCCACCGTGCGATAGGGATCACCGGCTGGCTGCACAATTGAAAACTGAAGTGTTTCATCTTCAATCGGGATGCGAGTTTCCTGATCGGTATCGAGGTCGATGGCATGCAGCAAACGTTGTTTGCCAACCTCTTTCACGTAGGCGAGTGTATGACCGTCACCCGCAAACTGCAGCGATTCGTTTCGCGATCCGCCATAGACCGTTTTGACCGCCGTTCCATCCAGACGATGAACCTGAACATCGCGATATCGCCCCGCCGTCGCGAAAAGTGTTCCGTCGGAAGAGAACGCGGCGGATTCGATGTTGTGCCAATGCCCGAGCAATCCAAGCGTCTCGGTTCCTGTTGCGATCTCACGAAGCGAGATCGAGTTGAAGCCCACGTCGCCGTTCAGACCAGTCAGAAAATGTTTGTTGTCCGGACTGATCGCGATCGCGTCGAGACGTCCGGAAAGCTGGTAGCGATGGGTGAGTTTTTCCGATTGCAAATCGATCACATGGACCTCGCCATCTTGGCTGACCGAAATCGCAATTTGCCCGTTTTGCGAAATGGCGACCTCGGTCGCCGGCGAATTGTGCTGGGTCAAAAGTTTTGACGGCGGAGGCGTGACCAAGTAGTCGAGGATTTCAAAAGCAAATCGGCTGGATCCGCGTTCCTCAGGTTTCGGGCGATGCTTGTCGAGCAGTTCCTGGGTGGCCTTCAGGTTGTGCCCGTTGTAGGCCTGGAATGCCAACGACATGTCCGACACATACAGTTGTTCTCGCAACTGTGCTTCGCGAGATTCCAGTTCCAGGTTGGTCTCGATCAACTCGTCATTGCTCTCCGCGAGTTTTTCGTTCACTCGCGTGAGTTGCTCCGAATGCATGGCCTGCATTCCCAACACGGTCATCACGAGGGTGATCGCACCGATCAATGTCGCCAAAGTCACCGCCGGGTTGCGACGGCTCCACCGCATCAACCGCTCGGACCAGCCAGGCATTTTCGCATGAACGGATTCGCCAGCTGCGAAGCGACGTAGATCGACGGCAAATTCTTCAGCAGTGGAATATCGCGAGTCAGGCGAACGCGACATCGCCTTGCAGATGATGGCTTCGAGTGGCCGTGGCAGGTCGCCGCGAACGCTACCAGGAGTGACGAGGCTGCCATTGGCAACGTTGGCCAATATCTGATCACGATTGCCTTGAAAAGGCCGTCGCAAAGTTGCCCACTCGTACAGAGTGGCTCCCAAACTGTAGATATCAGATCGACGAGTGATGTCGGTCTGCGATCCGAAGGTTTGTTCCGGGCTCATGTAAGCCGGTGTGCCTAGAATATCGCCACTGAGCGTGAGCGCTGTGTTTTGATCTTCGATCAGCGCCAAGCCAAAATCTGTCAACCAGATCTTCCCCTCGCGGTCGAAGAGCAAATTCGATGGTTTGATGTCTCGGTGAATCACTCGCTCGTTGTGAGCAACCTGCAGCGCGTCGGCAATGTCAGCAATCGATTCGGCGATGAGCTCAAACGAAGCCGTGGCGGTTCCAGCACGATCACATTCCATGTCAGCCGTTTCGCATTCATGAATCGAGTCCATGGAGAACTCTTGCGATTCATGCTCGCCAGTGGCTTTCAAAATGCGATCGGCGAGCGTTGGTCCATCGATGTAACGCATCACCAGGTACTGCATTCCCCGCTCGACGCCAGAATCCATCAGCGGAACGATGTGTTCGTGTCGCAGTTCTTGAACCAGGTTGGCTTCGCGTTCGAACCGCCGCCGCATCCTGACCTGCTTTGAAACTTGGTGCTGCAACAACTTCAACGCGACCTTCAGCCCCGTCGTGACGTCCTCCGCCAGGTAGACCTCGCCCATTCCTCCCGAACCGAGCGTTCGGATGATTCGGTAGTTGCCAAAATGTTGGGTTGGCGTACCGGCTTGATCGTCCTCGCTCCTGGCTGCTTCCGTGGGGGCGTCGTTTGGCGAATTCACTTCGTGTTGGACTCAATGGATCGGAGGGCAGGGAGTGTCTGATCAGCGATGATTCTTTGCACCGACAACCAAGACCGAAGGGATCATCACCGAAAAGACTTCGAAACTGCCTCGATCGCGAAAGCATTGTTCACAGACTCCAGACGGATTTCATCTGCTCATTTTTCCTCCGTTCGCAAGTGAGGCGAGAGTTTTGCTTGACTCCGGTCGGTCACCCAAAGCTCCATCGGTGCTGCAGCAGACGTTGCTAGCAACATATCAGCCTCCTTGAAATAGTGCAGGCAGTTTGAATCGTGTGTTCCAGTCAGCAGGGATCCCATTTCACGCTCGCTCGCGATGTCCCAGAACCGAACGAGTCCTTCTTCGCTCGTCGTCGCAACCGTCATGTCGTTGTCCATGAACGAACAATCGCTCGGGTGCCGAATATGCCCTCGCAACACAGCGAGAGTCTCGCCTTCAGGGAAGGAACGAATTTCAACCAGCCGATTCAACCGGATGATCGCCATTTGTTTCCCGCGTGAATCAAAGACCACTCGATCGAAATAGTCAGCTGCTGAGCCCGCGTTTTCAAAGAGACTCGCGGACATGCCCTCCAACTTGCACAACGCCCGTTCGGTCACGACCAACAAGGCATCTTCCGACGGGATGCGGGTCAACGAGTTGGCGTTGTCCACTGGCAGCGTGATCGTACCTGCCAATGAATAATCAGGAAGGTCGTAGACCAACACTTCCTCGGTGTAGAGAACATACAAACGCTGCCCCAGGTAATGAAGTCCACGGCAGCTTTTCTCCAAATCTGGACTCGGAATTGTCTTGATGAGACGCCTTGATTCAACGTCGTAGACACTCAGTTCGGTGTCCGTTGCGACCGCGATCGTAGAGGCGTCTTCCGTGACCGCGATGTCATCCGTGCCGCGAATGGGTTGGTGTGCGACCACTGAGAGTCCCCGCAATTCTGTTTGCGGGTTGTAGTGAACGACGGCGCCACCACTCATTCGAAGGAAGACATCCGACGATCCGTGGTGGGGCGTCGCCAACTTTAAAACGGACGTCCATGGATAGGGAACTTTCGGGTGCGATGGACGAATCGGCATCTTTTCTTGGGTGTCCCAAAGAATGACGTTTCCGTCTTCAGCCGACGTCACAAACCGAGGCATTTCGGATTCTTCTGGCACCGTCGCGATCTCATAGATCCGACCGTTGGCGGCCGGCACCAGCAAAGGACGAAACAATTGGTTGTAGACGTCTCGGTCTTTCAATCGCCACACATAAACGGATCCTTCATCCGTGCCACTGTAGATCATCTCTCCATCGCGGCTGATCGCCACGCACCGGAACACCGCATTGAAATGATTCACCTTCACAAACGGAGCGGACTGATCGGAATCGGAAACAGAAAGGGATCCGTAGCCCTGTGTCACGATTCGAAATGGATTCGACTTGCCGCGAGGATGAGCGATTGCAAACTGGGCCGTCATCACGTCGGTCGGGATCACTGTCTCGTCTTCCGTGTCCAGGTCTCGCACTCGGACTTCGTGACCGGCTTGCGATTTCTGCACGTAAACCAATCGGTGACTGTCTTCGAGGAAACACAGCGACTCATTTCGGGATTGTGCGTCAAACGAGTCGATCACGTTTCCGTCTGTGTCATGCACCTGGATTTGTCGGTACCGGTCGGCCGTTGCAATCCACTTCCCATCGGATGAAAAGGTTCCGGATTCCATGGAATGCCAATGCCCCAGCAAGCCCAGAACTTCTTCGCCGTTGTCAACGCGGTGCATTTTGATCGGGGTGAACCCGATCGATTCATTCAAACCGGTTAGAAAAAACTGTTTGTCCGGGCTGATTGCAATGGAATCGAGCCGTCCCGGCAACGAATACTTGTGGAGCAGTTGTTTTGTCTCAAGATCCACCACATGCACTTCGCCGTCTTCACTGGCGGACACCACCAGTTTGCCATCTTCCGAAACCGCAACTGCGGTGGCAGCCGCCTGGTGCTTGGTCAGCAGAACCGAAGACGGCGGCGTGGCAAGGTAGTCCAACAGTTCCAAAGCGAATCGCCGAGATCCAAACGGCACCGACTCTTCCCGATGCTTGTCCAACAACTGTTTGGTCGTGATCAGGTTCTTCGCTGCAAAGGCTTGGAAGGCCAGCGACATGTCTGAGATGAAAAGCTGGTTGCTCAGCTCGGCTTCTCGGGCTTCCAACTGCAAGTTCGACGTGATCAGATCATCGTTGCTCTTGGCCAGCTGCTCGTTGATCCGAACCAATTGACCGGAATAGATCGCTTGCATTCCCAACACAGCGACCACGGTCGTGATCACTCCGATGAACGACGCCAAAGCGACCAGCGGATTTCGCTGGCTCCACCGGAACAAACGCTCCGTCCAACCTGGCATTTTGGCTAGGACAGGTTTGCCATTGGCAAAACGTCGAAGGTCGTCGGCAAACGCGGCCGCGGAGGGATAGCGAGCCTCCGGCGAGCGAGACATCGCTTTGCAAATGACAGCTTCAAGTGCCAGCGGAAGATCAGCGCGAAGACTCCGCGGTGTCGCCAGACTTCCTTGAGCCACATTCACCAACACCTGTTCGCGGTTGCCGCTGAAGGGACGATGCAGCGTGGCCCATTCATAAAGCGTCGCTCCCAGACTGTAGACATCCGAACGACGAGTGACTTCGGAATGCGAACCGAGCGTTTGCTCGGGACTCATGTAAGCGGGTGTTCCCACCAAGTCGCCCGTCATGGTCAGAGCCGTTTGCTCATCTTCCAGAAAAGCCAAACCAAAGTCGGTCAACCAGATCTTGCCATCGCGATCGAGCATCAAGTTGGACGGCTTCACATCGCGGTGAATGATTTTCTGAGAGTGCGCAAAGTGCAATGCATCCGCGATATCGGCAATCAAGTTCGCGATCGATTGAAAATTGGTCGCCTGGTCATCGGACTCCGCTTGCGTCGGCGTCATGACCGCCGTCTCCAACTGCGAAGCGTCCTCCACTGCCATCGACTGTTCGATGCCTTTCAATTCCAGAATCAAATCGGCCAGGGTTTTGCCCTCGATCAAACGCATCGCCAAAAATGGCACGCCCGATTCTTCTCCCGTTTCTAGCAGCGGCACGATGTGCTCATGATCCAGCCCCTGAATCAATTGAGCTTCGCGTTGGAATCGTCGTCGAAAACGCTGCTGGTTGGCGACATGATGCCGCAACATCTTCAACGCAACCGATTGCTGCGTCGTGGTGTGCTGAGCCAAATAGACTTCGCCCATCCCGCCCGTCCCGAGCGTGCGGACAATTTTGTACTCGCCAATGTGATTGACGCAGCTTTCTTCGGAGGCCGAAGTGCGAACTTCGGTTGGATCTTCGGATGGGGAAGGCACAGGCTGGATGCCGAAAGCTTAATCAATAGAGTCGCATGTCAAATCGCATCATTTACAGCTGCGTATTCTAATCGATCCGATCGACTTTTCAGAGCGGGAAAGCTTGCTTTCGCCCCAAATGAAGACGTTCATTCGCCGGTCCCCCCGAGCAGAACTCAGGATCCCGAGCATTCAGCCAACATCGCGCCTTCCGGCCAGTTTTGAAAACACAGCGGTCGCACAAAACGCTCCAAACTGGCGTGCCCGACCGAGGTACTTCGGCCGTCCAGGCTGGCCGGAAACGGGCCGCCATGCTGAGTCGCGGAACCGATCTCCATTCCCGTTGGCCAACCGTTGAGAATGATTCGGCCGCCAAAGCGTTCCGCAATACGAAGCCAACGTTGGGCAAACTCATTCTCAGAGGTCTCGGTGTGCAGCGTCGTGGTCAGTGAACCATGAAATTTTTTGGCAACCCGCAGCATCTCAGCTTCATCCCGACAACGCACCAAAATCGAAACCGGGCCGAACGTTTCGCTGTGCAGCCAACCGTCACGCATCGCCGTCTCCGCGTTCATGCCAAACCAGTGAGCCCCTCGATGCCAGGGGCCTTCTGTTTCGATTGCTTCCGCAACGAACAATGAAGCCACACCTTTGGCAGTTCGCAGCCGTTCGATCCCGCGATCAAACGCCTCGGCAACAGGACCACTCAACATGGGCAAATTCGGATACTTGGCGAACGCATCACGGGTGTCCTTGACGAACGCATCGGCGTCCTGCTCTTGAATCACCACCACACCGGGTTTGGTGCACATGTGACCGTTGCCAAATCTCAGCGACGCGGCAAAACCTTCCGCGATCGCCCTCGCCCGAACAGCCATCGCGTCTGGGGTGACAAAGACCGGATTGGTGCTGCCCAGTTCCGCGAAAATGGGAATCGGATTTTCGCGATCCAAGATGGCCTTCGCCAGCGCCCGGCCCCCTTGAGGACTGCCGGTGAATCCGACCGCGGCGATGGCTGGATGCGAGACCAACCGAACCGACGTTTCCGGGCTTCGCCCATGCAACAATCCAAACGTTCCCAGGGGCAGCTCCAACCGCTTGACGACCTCTTTGACGGCCTCGCCAAGCAGTTCGCAGGTGCCCGGGTGGCTGGGATGGGACTTCACGACCACCGGATTTCCTGTGGCGATTGCAGCGACAAAATCATTGCCAATCACCGAGATCGCCAATGGAAAATTGCAAGCACCAAACACCGCCACAGGACCAACCGGAACAAACCGCCGCGCCATGCTGGGTTTGGGAAACGGCCTGCGTTCGGGATCCCCCGCTTCGGATGTCACACGGTTCCAAGGTCGTTCGACCGCCAATCGCGAGAACAGATCCAGTTGTCCCATCGCTCGATCGAACTCGCCTTCCACACGCGCGTTCACGTAACCCGTCTCAAGTTGGCAACGAGACACGATTTCATCCCGTCGCGATCGAATCTCGGTCGCCACCGCGGAAAGGAATTCACCGAGCGTCTCGGGCCTCAATTCGCGGAGTTGGAGCGCGGCCTTGGCGGCTTGCTGGCAGACGAAATCAATTTGCTCGGCGGTCGCTTCGGCAAATTCACCGGGAAGTGACTCGCCGGTCGCGGCGCAGGTGGCTTGGAATGCGTGCGTCATCTTGGTCGCTTCAAAAGATTATTGTTTTCGGAGAACAAACACGGCGTCAGTCAGGTCGTTGTCCATTTCTCGCTGATGTTCGATTTCATAGTCGAAATCATGGACACCGACAATTTCCAACTCATCACTGACCGACTTCAACATCGTGACGGCTTGTTTGGGCGTGTACAGCCGCAACGGAAATTCGCTGCGGACTCGTTCGACCGTTCCATTTTTTCGAGTCGCTTTGATTGAAACGCGAAGTGTTTCACGCCGTTTGCGTCGCTGAAAATCAACCACTTTCAAAGTCACGCTGATGTTTGTGCCCCCGTGGGACGCTTTCCAACGCTCGATGCACTCCGGATCCGCGTCCATGGGAATGCAGTGAAACCCGAGCACATAGATCCCGCCGGTTCGCAAAGAAGCCGCCACGGCTCGCAGATGCGCGACCGCCGCGTCTTCGTCCATCATGTGACGAAATGTGTTGAACGTGCAAAACGCGGCATCCACGGGGGGCGAACACACGTGGGACGTCATGTCGCCATTGATCAGCTCGGCGGACAATTTTCGACGTTGCAGTCGACGCCGCAGATAAGCGAGCATCGCGTCGTTGTTATCCAACCCAATGACGTCGTACCCGCGGGCTGCTGAGGCGGCCACCAAACGACCGCTGCCGCACCCGGGTTCATAGACCCGCGAAACGGTTCCGGTCGCATAACGCTGGTACGCCTCGTCAAAGAATGCCATTTCAGTTGCCGTTTCGTCACGGAACACCATGTCAAAGTACTGAGGCCGATCGTACCAATCGATCGTCGCGGTGGAGGCTGGTTTGCGTGGCTTGGTCGAAGGGCTCTTTGTCACGGGGCAAGGCGAGGGGGCATGAGGTGATTTCGTCAGAAATGAATGAAATTTGTTTCAGACCCTGCGGTCTGGGTGACGACTGTAACGATTAGACGGCGTGTCCGCATTCTCCCACTTGTTCCGCCTAGGAAACTTCGACCATGTCTTCGGTTGAACACTCTTTTCACGTGCCTCCATTCCCGCCCTTCCCCAGTGCGGAACGTTACGTTCCCGTTGGCTCGCAGGACGAGGCCTTGCAACGAATCCAACGAGCAATTGAAGCCTGGGAAGCTATTTCGCTCGTCATCGGCCCCCCCGGCGTCGGCAAATCCTTGCTGTGCCAGTTGCTGCTGAAGCAATTCGCGGGTCGTCGCGAGGTCGTGGTGCTCGGTGACGCGATGCTGGACAATCCCTTGTTGTTCCAGCGTCACCTGCTGACGCGATTGAACCGAGTCCGTGGGATTCACTCGACACCGTTGGCACCCAACGAAGATCCCCAGTTTGCTTTGGTCGAGCGGCTCGCTCGCAGCACCGCGGAATTCCCCGGTTTGTTGCTGCTGGTCGACGAAGCCCAAGCGTTGACCCCTGAAGTGCTGGAAACCATTCGCATCATCACCAACACGATGAGCGAAGGCCAACCACGCGTCAGTGCGGTTCTGCTGGGCGGCCCCAAGCTGGACGAGACCTTGGCGTTGCCATCGCTCGAAGCACTCGTGCAACGCGTCGCCACTCGGTGCTACCTGCACCCACTCAACGGCGACGAAGCCCTGACATATGTCCAAGATGTGATCAAGAACTGCGGGTCCAATCCCCAGGAAGCGATCACCAACGAAGCGATCCGTGCCATCCACCAAGCTTGCAGCGGCACGCCCCGTTTGATCAACCAAATGATG includes these proteins:
- a CDS encoding serine/threonine-protein kinase, whose amino-acid sequence is MNSPNDAPTEAARSEDDQAGTPTQHFGNYRIIRTLGSGGMGEVYLAEDVTTGLKVALKLLQHQVSKQVRMRRRFEREANLVQELRHEHIVPLMDSGVERGMQYLVMRYIDGPTLADRILKATGEHESQEFSMDSIHECETADMECDRAGTATASFELIAESIADIADALQVAHNERVIHRDIKPSNLLFDREGKIWLTDFGLALIEDQNTALTLSGDILGTPAYMSPEQTFGSQTDITRRSDIYSLGATLYEWATLRRPFQGNRDQILANVANGSLVTPGSVRGDLPRPLEAIICKAMSRSPDSRYSTAEEFAVDLRRFAAGESVHAKMPGWSERLMRWSRRNPAVTLATLIGAITLVMTVLGMQAMHSEQLTRVNEKLAESNDELIETNLELESREAQLREQLYVSDMSLAFQAYNGHNLKATQELLDKHRPKPEERGSSRFAFEILDYLVTPPPSKLLTQHNSPATEVAISQNGQIAISVSQDGEVHVIDLQSEKLTHRYQLSGRLDAIAISPDNKHFLTGLNGDVGFNSISLREIATGTETLGLLGHWHNIESAAFSSDGTLFATAGRYRDVQVHRLDGTAVKTVYGGSRNESLQFAGDGHTLAYVKEVGKQRLLHAIDLDTDQETRIPIEDETLQFSIVQPAGDPYRTVAFGKKYIKVTDSTNERHFAQAFALNAPVRCVAISADGEDMFAGTDDGLVYAWTLTNRTESGDLQPPMIFQAAEGRISSIQAVPTNDESVRVVTTGEDGRVRLWDLTDKLPVRPNPVGRTLVTAHIINSYSHHERPFDVFLRLEDNSVWHYDARRDWNRMMPIKCELKEWGFQFGCDSRASKIAIANSDEVEVRDVASSELLARIIPPYETESISDVKFVEGKLCVLLSKQLLVYDTVDYSLIETHDLPSDNNSLLLTIPNSDALMIKASNMLCTYENSSVSVFEASSTAAVRYVRVDFDATASRMAVVFDNRLVEVRSYPQNETIAVLRGHSKPIADSIFLDRGRTLATTGEEGLIRFWDLSSEREMGMLPTGTHPENDLHLLGDTDLLMVTSRQSPAELLLTKQSRARLAEQRRAIGLD
- a CDS encoding serine/threonine-protein kinase, whose amino-acid sequence is MPSPSEDPTEVRTSASEESCVNHIGEYKIVRTLGTGGMGEVYLAQHTTTQQSVALKMLRHHVANQQRFRRRFQREAQLIQGLDHEHIVPLLETGEESGVPFLAMRLIEGKTLADLILELKGIEQSMAVEDASQLETAVMTPTQAESDDQATNFQSIANLIADIADALHFAHSQKIIHRDVKPSNLMLDRDGKIWLTDFGLAFLEDEQTALTMTGDLVGTPAYMSPEQTLGSHSEVTRRSDVYSLGATLYEWATLHRPFSGNREQVLVNVAQGSLATPRSLRADLPLALEAVICKAMSRSPEARYPSAAAFADDLRRFANGKPVLAKMPGWTERLFRWSQRNPLVALASFIGVITTVVAVLGMQAIYSGQLVRINEQLAKSNDDLITSNLQLEAREAELSNQLFISDMSLAFQAFAAKNLITTKQLLDKHREESVPFGSRRFALELLDYLATPPSSVLLTKHQAAATAVAVSEDGKLVVSASEDGEVHVVDLETKQLLHKYSLPGRLDSIAISPDKQFFLTGLNESIGFTPIKMHRVDNGEEVLGLLGHWHSMESGTFSSDGKWIATADRYRQIQVHDTDGNVIDSFDAQSRNESLCFLEDSHRLVYVQKSQAGHEVRVRDLDTEDETVIPTDVMTAQFAIAHPRGKSNPFRIVTQGYGSLSVSDSDQSAPFVKVNHFNAVFRCVAISRDGEMIYSGTDEGSVYVWRLKDRDVYNQLFRPLLVPAANGRIYEIATVPEESEMPRFVTSAEDGNVILWDTQEKMPIRPSHPKVPYPWTSVLKLATPHHGSSDVFLRMSGGAVVHYNPQTELRGLSVVAHQPIRGTDDIAVTEDASTIAVATDTELSVYDVESRRLIKTIPSPDLEKSCRGLHYLGQRLYVLYTEEVLVYDLPDYSLAGTITLPVDNANSLTRIPSEDALLVVTERALCKLEGMSASLFENAGSAADYFDRVVFDSRGKQMAIIRLNRLVEIRSFPEGETLAVLRGHIRHPSDCSFMDNDMTVATTSEEGLVRFWDIASEREMGSLLTGTHDSNCLHYFKEADMLLATSAAAPMELWVTDRSQAKLSPHLRTEEK
- a CDS encoding aldehyde dehydrogenase (NADP(+)) yields the protein MTHAFQATCAATGESLPGEFAEATAEQIDFVCQQAAKAALQLRELRPETLGEFLSAVATEIRSRRDEIVSRCQLETGYVNARVEGEFDRAMGQLDLFSRLAVERPWNRVTSEAGDPERRPFPKPSMARRFVPVGPVAVFGACNFPLAISVIGNDFVAAIATGNPVVVKSHPSHPGTCELLGEAVKEVVKRLELPLGTFGLLHGRSPETSVRLVSHPAIAAVGFTGSPQGGRALAKAILDRENPIPIFAELGSTNPVFVTPDAMAVRARAIAEGFAASLRFGNGHMCTKPGVVVIQEQDADAFVKDTRDAFAKYPNLPMLSGPVAEAFDRGIERLRTAKGVASLFVAEAIETEGPWHRGAHWFGMNAETAMRDGWLHSETFGPVSILVRCRDEAEMLRVAKKFHGSLTTTLHTETSENEFAQRWLRIAERFGGRIILNGWPTGMEIGSATQHGGPFPASLDGRSTSVGHASLERFVRPLCFQNWPEGAMLAECSGS
- a CDS encoding class I SAM-dependent methyltransferase, with amino-acid sequence MTKSPSTKPRKPASTATIDWYDRPQYFDMVFRDETATEMAFFDEAYQRYATGTVSRVYEPGCGSGRLVAASAARGYDVIGLDNNDAMLAYLRRRLQRRKLSAELINGDMTSHVCSPPVDAAFCTFNTFRHMMDEDAAVAHLRAVAASLRTGGIYVLGFHCIPMDADPECIERWKASHGGTNISVTLKVVDFQRRKRRETLRVSIKATRKNGTVERVRSEFPLRLYTPKQAVTMLKSVSDELEIVGVHDFDYEIEHQREMDNDLTDAVFVLRKQ